From the genome of Sphingobacteriales bacterium, one region includes:
- a CDS encoding T9SS type A sorting domain-containing protein has translation MSFQSAENGTAVIEVFDLQGRNVLNGYRQDVETAQNYQIYFHTAGLPAGLYFVKIQIQGREQIFKMKKE, from the coding sequence TTGAGCTTTCAAAGTGCCGAAAACGGAACGGCGGTGATAGAAGTTTTTGATTTGCAGGGCAGAAATGTTTTGAATGGCTATCGCCAAGATGTGGAAACAGCACAAAATTATCAAATCTATTTCCATACGGCAGGGCTTCCGGCAGGTTTATATTTTGTAAAAATACAAATACAAGGAAGGGAGCAGATTTTCAAAATGAAAAAAGAATAG
- a CDS encoding DUF1343 domain-containing protein, with translation MRLPKQLIITWLVMGWGICTTLITQAQSFYDTSIVVGAARLEQYVPLLKGKKLALAVNHTSQVKGQHLVDILRAQHLDIVKIFAPEHGFRGTAGAGELIASGKDASTGIEVVSLYGKHKKPDAADLADVDMVVFDMQDVGVRFYTYLSTLHYIMEACAEHNKFLVILDRPNPNGFYVDGPVLEPELKSFVGMHPIPVVHGCTFGELACMINEEGWLKGGMSCNFEVIPCLHYTHRSYYELPVRPSPNLPNMKAVYLYPSLCLFEGTPISVGRGTDIPFQVLGCPKCHLGSYRFTPQSNTGAPNPPFKNETCHGTNLSALPLEELRKIGFSLSYILDYYNDYQGKFEFFNKDLFFDKLAGTTQLRRQIAEGKNETAIKSVWQSDLERYKTMRKRYLLYPDFE, from the coding sequence ATGAGATTACCCAAACAACTTATTATTACTTGGTTGGTGATGGGGTGGGGGATATGTACAACGCTTATTACACAGGCTCAATCTTTTTACGATACATCAATTGTAGTGGGGGCGGCTCGTTTGGAGCAATATGTGCCTTTGCTGAAAGGTAAAAAGCTGGCTTTGGCGGTCAATCATACTTCGCAGGTGAAGGGGCAACATCTGGTAGATATTTTGCGGGCGCAACACTTGGATATTGTGAAAATATTTGCGCCCGAACACGGTTTTCGGGGCACTGCCGGAGCCGGCGAACTCATCGCTTCGGGCAAAGATGCGAGTACCGGCATAGAAGTGGTGTCGCTCTATGGCAAACACAAAAAACCCGATGCCGCCGACCTCGCCGATGTGGATATGGTGGTTTTTGATATGCAAGATGTGGGGGTGCGTTTTTATACCTATTTGTCCACACTGCATTATATTATGGAAGCCTGCGCCGAACACAATAAATTTTTGGTGATTTTAGACCGCCCCAATCCCAATGGTTTTTATGTGGACGGTCCCGTTTTAGAGCCGGAGTTGAAAAGTTTTGTAGGTATGCACCCGATTCCGGTGGTGCATGGCTGCACTTTCGGCGAGTTGGCGTGTATGATAAACGAAGAGGGCTGGCTTAAAGGCGGTATGTCGTGCAATTTTGAGGTGATTCCCTGTCTGCACTATACCCACCGCAGCTACTACGAACTGCCCGTCAGACCATCACCCAATTTACCCAATATGAAAGCCGTATATCTGTATCCTTCTTTGTGTTTGTTTGAGGGCACCCCCATTAGCGTGGGGCGCGGCACAGATATTCCTTTTCAGGTGTTGGGCTGCCCGAAATGCCATCTCGGTTCTTATCGTTTTACGCCGCAATCCAACACGGGTGCGCCAAATCCGCCTTTTAAAAACGAAACCTGCCACGGTACCAATTTGAGTGCTTTGCCTTTAGAAGAATTGCGTAAAATCGGCTTTTCATTGTCGTATATCCTTGATTATTACAATGATTATCAGGGTAAATTTGAGTTTTTCAATAAAGATTTATTTTTTGATAAATTAGCCGGAACAACACAATTGCGCCGCCAAATAGCGGAAGGCAAAAACGAAACCGCCATCAAATCTGTATGGCAGTCAGACTTGGAACGCTACAAAACAATGCGCAAGCGTTATTTATTATATCCCGATTTTGAATAA
- a CDS encoding T9SS type A sorting domain-containing protein yields MALSVFPNPAADFLYVSGLNEEATIVLYDMQGKQAAQFVGTGNRMDISELQTGCYIVHIYNHSTELWRGKLQKVK; encoded by the coding sequence ATGGCATTGAGTGTTTTTCCCAACCCCGCCGCCGATTTTTTGTATGTAAGCGGACTCAACGAAGAGGCTACCATTGTATTGTATGATATGCAGGGCAAGCAAGCGGCTCAATTTGTGGGTACAGGCAACAGAATGGATATATCCGAGCTCCAAACTGGTTGTTATATTGTTCATATTTACAACCATTCAACAGAATTGTGGCGCGGCAAATTGCAAAAAGTAAAATAA